TTTGTATGTCATCGTCATTGGCTGAATCCTGCCTAGCAACAGGATCTTTTGGTTGTGACTGGAAGGTGCTAATTTGGGTGGTATCGGTCCATGCATCGTAAAAGAAACGGTGATGACGCGAAATGATTTCCCATGCAAAATTGATGAGAAAGAGTAGCGACAAGAGGCCAAAGAATCCCAGCGCCGCTAAATTGATTTCGGTTCGATGGAAGGCGCCGAAATACTCGCCAAAAAATTAATTCAATCCCATAAAGCTCGGCAAAGCCAGCCCGTAAAGCAGACTCTCACGTAAAAAGAGACGCCAGAACCCAATCGGCTGGCCATTTGTCCGAACTATTTTGATTCGTACAAGACTTTTTCCCAGTGTCTGCCCTTGATTAAATGCTGGCCAAAGAACAAAGACAAAGAATAGCGGCAGGACATAATTGCCGAGAAAACCTGGTAGCTGATCCAGTCCCAGCAAATGCAGCAGGATTTGAATTAACACGCCAATAATCCCACTGAAGAGAAAGAAATCAATGATAAACGCAGCAAATCGGCGAGCCAAAGTCACCCGAGCACCGCGCGCCTGACTTTTCGCATCAATGATGTCCCGTGACGGCAACGCGCGCATCAGAATTGGTGCAAACACACCGCCCAAAAAGCCGCCTGTCGTATTCAAAATCAGGTCATCAACGTCAAAGAGTCGATACGGACGCGGATAATAACCGTAGAGTCCTGACAATTGCGTCAGTTCGAAGAATAAACTTAAGCCAAAACTCATCAAAATAATCTGCGGCACGCTGCGTTTGAAGTAATAGCGCAAGTAAAAGCCAAACGGAATCGTCAAAATGACGTTAAAGAACGGCTGAATGAAAGCGGATTGCTTTAACGCTGCCAACCAAGTATGCGGATTGGTTGGCACGAACACGGTTGTATGCACGAAATAACGCAACGCCATGAAGGGTTCCAGATTATATTTAGGCCCGGTGAACTGCGCAACTGCTGCTCGCGAAGGCAACGGCAAAATAATCAAAAAGTAGGCTGATAGCAGATAAAAGACGAACGAGTAGATCACGACTGCACGCCACCAGCTAAAGGCACCGTACCGTCGATAAACGACGACCAGAAATGGTAATGCCAACACCAGCGCTAAAAACGGAAACGTGATGATCGCAGTTCTGACCGGTCCGAGATAAGCACTCATTGACCAGCCACCTCGAGTAGTTGACGATTCTGATCTAGAAAATTGCCAGCTGTGGCATGAAGCGTATTGGCTTTAGTGTCCACCTTGTCAACCCGAATCAATGATGTATATTCACTGACCATCCGATCACCGTCGAACTTACCTTCAGCGAAAACCGTGATACCGACCATTTTGGCATTGAATTCATCAATCAGAGCCTTCATGCCATTGACGGTGCCGCCGCCTTTCATGAAGTCGTCCACAATCAGAACTCTTGAGTTAGCTGGCAAGCTGCGTTTACTCAGTTCCATCTTTTCAATTCGCGCAGATGAACCGGACACATAGTTCACGGACACTGTGGAACCTTCCGTAATCTTGGAGTCGCGGCGCACAATCACAAACGGCACATTCAGATACTGACTAACACTTTGCGCAATTGGAATACCTTTGGTTGCAACCGTCATGACAGCATCGACATGGGCCTCGCGATATTGGGTGGCAATTAATCGCCCAATTTGCCGTAGCACACTAGGTGTTCCTAACAGATCGGAAAGATAAACGTAGCCGCCTGGCAATAAGCGATCTGTCTCGGATAAACGTTTGGACATAGCGGCAATAAAGTTTTCCGCCTCATCTTCTCCCATGATCGGAATATAGCGCACACCGCCTGCCGCGCCTGGCACCGTTTCAAGAATGCCCGTCTGTCGCTGGGCAAATGTTCGCCGGACAATAGCCAGATCTTCAC
This genomic window from Lacticaseibacillus paracasei subsp. paracasei contains:
- the purR gene encoding pur operon repressor, coding for MKVRRSDRLIDMTRYLLERPHTLIPLTFFSKRYESAKSSISEDLAIVRRTFAQRQTGILETVPGAAGGVRYIPIMGEDEAENFIAAMSKRLSETDRLLPGGYVYLSDLLGTPSVLRQIGRLIATQYREAHVDAVMTVATKGIPIAQSVSQYLNVPFVIVRRDSKITEGSTVSVNYVSGSSARIEKMELSKRSLPANSRVLIVDDFMKGGGTVNGMKALIDEFNAKMVGITVFAEGKFDGDRMVSEYTSLIRVDKVDTKANTLHATAGNFLDQNRQLLEVAGQ